GAGCGCATCCCGCATTGCCCTGCCATCCACCCGGGCTGCGCCGCTTACGTGAACAGCCTGGAACTCTTCTGATAACAGCGGAAAGCGCTGACGTGTTTCTTCTGAAGTCAGAAGCGTCAGTTCACCGATTTCCGGAGCATCCTCCCTGCGTTTCTCTGCTCTCTCCATCATTTTATGGAGCTTATTCACATCCGTGTGGAGGCTGATGGCCCCCACACGTTTATAACCTGTTTCAGTTTCTCCGTCTGCTTCTAACTGTCCTATGATGCTCGGATAATACTTCGCCCCACCCTTTGCCAGGCGATACCACACTTTATTCCTGCGCTGTGAAAGCCATGGACAGACGATCCCTGCCGCTGCATCCGTTGCCTGTCCAGGGTCATTCCGGTCAATAATCGTGACATCCGCTCCTGCTTTCGCAAGATGATACGCTGCGGAAGCCCCGAGAATGCCTCCCCCAATGATGATATATGATTTCATGCAAAACACCTTTTCAGTCCATTTTTTCTTTATTTTACTTGAGAAGAGGGGCGAACTCAATGGCTGGACGTTTCAATGGATGGGAATCAGCTTGTACCTGGTACAAGTTGCCCTTTTTGTACCAGGTACATCCCCTCCTATATGGACCAGGTACACAATCATCACCAAACCAAAAACCACCATCAATTCCAGACAATTCTCACTACTTTTCCCAAAATAGATTGACAAGTTGTTTTGATTCATGATAAAAATTGTATAACCTAATATTGAATAAGCTTTGAAGGAAACTAGTAGCGGACATTTCCCTGTTTAAGAGAGCCGGTGGTTGGTGTGAACCGGTACATAGATGAAGCGAATTTCGATTCCGGAGCTTCTTTTGACGAGATCAAAAGACGGGTAAGACCGTTATGTGTGAAGAGTGATGAGAAACATTTTCTCATAACTAGGGTGGTACCGCGATATTCAAATCGTCCCTACGATATGTAGGGGCGATTTTTTTATTTGGTCAGAAATTACCCTCACACGTCAATAATAACCGAAAGGAGTATGAGAATGAGTCAGCGTGAACAATGGTCATCGAAAATCGGCTTTATTTTGGCGGCAGCCGGGTCTGCCATCGGATTGGGGGCCATATGGAAATTCCCTTATATTGCCGGTGAAAATGGAGGCGGAGCATTCTTCCTGATCTTTATTTTATTTACTTTAATACTCGGCCTTCCATTATTACTGGCTGAATTCTCAATCGGACGTACGGCGGGAAGCAATGCGGTGGATTCGTACCGAAAGATTGCTCCCGGGACCAAATGGCACTGGGTGGGGGTCCTCGGGATGGTCACATCCTTCATTCTGCTTTCCTTCTACAGTGTCATCGGGGGATGGATCGTCGTTTATTTATTCAAAGCTGTTACAGGACAATTAAACGGCCTTTCTTCAGATCAATACGCAGAAGTATTCGGGGCAACGATATCAAACCCCGGGATAAGTGTGTTCGTCCAGCTCCTCTTCATCCTGATGACCATCATCGTGGTGGCCAAGGGGATTGAAAAAGGGATTGAACTCGCAAGTAAAATTATGATGCCGGCATTATTCATTCTTTTCATTTTGTTAGTGATCCGCGCAGTGACCCTTGATGGTGCAGCGGAAGGAGTTACATTCCTGCTCCAGCCGGACTTTTCCAAAGTAACGTCACAGACGATTTTAGAGGCGATGGGTCAATCGTTCTTTACGTTAAGTGTCGGGGTTTCGGTGATGGTGACATACAGCTCATATCTTCCGAAAACACAAAGTCTTCCCCGTTCGGCCATTTCGATCGTGGCGATGAATATCTTCATCGTATTACTGGCTGGACTTGCGATTTTCCCGGCAGTATTCGCTTTTGATCTGGAGCCCGGCGCAGGTCCGGTGCTGCTATTTAATGTACTGCCCACTGTGTTCAGTCAGCTTCCTTTCGGGATGCTCTTCTTTATCGCATTCCTTGTACTATTCTTGTTCGCAGCATTGACTTCAGCGTTCTCGATGCTTGAGATCATCGTATCGGTCATTTCGAAGGGGGACCCCGGAAAGCGTACGAAATGGTCGTGGATCATCGGTCTCGCCATCTTCGTTTGCGGTATCCCATCGGCTTTATCTTTCGGGGTACTTGGTGATATCACATTGTTTGGGAAAACCATCTTTGATTTAGCCGACTTTACAGTAAGTAATGTATTGCTTCCCATCGGATCATTGCTCATAGCTCTCTTTGTACCGCTCAAAATGAAGAAAACTGCTTTATATGATGAATTGAAGCAGGGCAGCGGGTTGAAACGGGGATTGTTTGAAACCTGGTTCTTCTTGATCCGCTTTGTGGCGCCGGTGTTAATACTATTCGTCATGCTTGATGTCCTGGGAGTGTTTTAACCCCTCCCAGGACATACAAAAGGGTTGACCCGAGCCGCGGGTCAACCCTTTTCTTTATGATGCTCCATACCCCATGATCACTCCGCACGCCAATCGTTTCCCTGCATCTCCTGAAGGCTGTGACCTGAAGTCATCCGGGTTTTGATGAATGATGACACCCTTCCCTATCACATCTTTCACGTTGAATTTATTCGTGAAAAAGGACATCTTTGCGTAGCCGTCATTTGAAAACAAAACAGGAAAATCCCCTGCATGATTCCCATGCGGCTGGTTGGTCGGATTCCAATGCCCTCCTGCAGACGTGAATGGTTCATTGGGTTCCCCTATTTCACATACCCCTTTTTCATGGAGGTGAAATCCGTGGGGACCGATCGGCTTTTGATCACCCTCTCCTTCTTTATAGGAAGGTAAACCTGTCACCTCGGCAAATACTTCAACACCATTTTGCACTTCCCGAAAAAACACATATCCTTTGAGCCCTGGAGCGAGTGGACCACCCTGAATGTGAGCGTATGCCATGTTCGGAGCATTTCGGTAATGGGAATAGGCAGGATAGCCATATTGATAATAATTCATCCGTGTGCCCCCTTTCTTCACCTTATTTTATGTTGGAACCCGGGGCGACATGATGAAAAACCTGGAACAGTGATTTTAACCAAACGTTTGTTTAACATCGAAAATCCTTTTCCTATCAAGGGTTCGTACCGTTATTCAAACGTTTGTTTAAATTTTCATCACCCAAATGAGCGACCTCCCCGCTCATCCCCTCAATCAGATGGGTCAGTCCTCCCTATATGCAAAGGTGAAAGAAAATATGACTGGTTTTATTTTCCTATTACTATTATCCCTTTTCATTTTGTCCAAAAAATGTTATATTTTCAGAAACTTCTGATTTATTTTCCTGTGTGCAACACTATTTTAGGAGGGATTGCTATGCAAGGTGAAATGAGGTTAATTCCCTATTTCATGGACGAAATGATTGTGGATGCAAATGAAATTCCTAAAGGCGTTGACTTAATCCAAGCCCCAAGCATGTGGAAAAATGGGTATAAAGGGAAAGGTGTCACCATCGCAATCCTTGATACGGGATGTGATATGAACCACCCTGATCTTACAGGAAGGGTGAAAGGATTCCGAAATTTCACCGACGATGATGACGGTGCAGAGGATAATGTGACGGATTACAGCGGACACGGTACCCATGTGGCTGGGACAATTGCCGCAAACGAAAATGGTGACGGGGTCATCGGAGTGGCTCCAATGGCTGACTTACTGGTGATTAAAGTTCTCGCCGGCAGCCGCGGAAGTGGTCAGTATGATTGGATCGTGAACGGTATTCTATATGCCATCGAGCAAAAGGTCGACATCATTTCCATGTCTTTGGGGGGGCCTTCGGATTATGATCCTCTGCATGAAGCCATTCAAAAAGCGGTGGATGCCAATATCCTCGTGGTGTGCGCTGCAGGGAATGAAGGCGACTCCAATAGCGGCACTGATGAATTTTCCTACCCTGCCTGCTACAATGAAGTCATTTCGGTCGGCGCCATCGATCTTCAAAGAAAGTCTTCCTACTTTACCAATTCCAACAATGAAGTTGACCTGGTGGCCCCCGGCGAACAAATCCTATCGACCATTCCCGGAGAAAAATACGCCAAGCTCAGCGGAACCTCCATGTCAGCTCCCCACATCTCTGGAGCATTAGCCCTGATCAAAGAATTTGAACAAGCATCCTTTGACCGGAAACTTTCTGAATGTGAAGTATATGCGCAGCTCATTAAGCGGACTGTACCACTTGGATTCCCGAAAACTTTGGAAGGGAATGGCCTGGTCTTTTTAACTGCTCCTGACCTCCTGCGCGAGCACTTGAGAAACCAGCCTCTTGCCCAGATTGGGTGATGGACACAAAAAGAACAGCCATTGATGGCTGTTCCAGACTGTAGACAAACCCCACCTTCACTTTAACCGAAGGTGGGGTTTTCTGATATTTTAAAAGATTTTTCTCCTGTTTCTAGGCTGGACATGGCCCTCGCCATGTCCAGTTTGCCAACTTCTTAAGATTCATGGCAGCGAATGTAAGCATCGCCTGCATTGAAACTTTTTTAAGACCTCTTAAGGTCGTCCAACGCATGCCATGCTTTTCTTTTGCGTCCGCAAAGACCCGTTCGATCGTTTCTTTGCGTTTCGCATATAGAGTTTTATTAAGTTCTGTATGTCTCAAATGTTCTACTTCATCTATGTAATCCTGCCACACATGTCGATGAATCATCTTGGTGTGATTCTTACTTTGTGTACAACGTTCTAACAGAGGACAGTCTTTACATTCCAAAGGATTTGAAGCGTATTGTTTGTACCCGTCTCTTGTGGTAGTACGGTAAGGTAAAATTTGTCCTTCGGGACAAAGATAGGAGTCAAAATATTCATCGTAAACGTATTCGTATTTCCTAAGATATCCGTCTTTCGTTCTCGGCCGTGTATAAGGCATAACGGGTCTGATTTCTTGGTCCATGAGGAATTTAGCGATGTGGGGTGTTTTATATCCTGCATCAACAGCGACAGAACTGGGCTTACCGACTTTATCCGTGACTTGAGTGACGAGCTTGTCCAACATCCGACTATCGTGAACATTTCCTCCCGTGACAAGAGATCCTAAGATAAAACCCCGGGAGTCGCTTGCCGTATGAAAAGAATACGCAAACAGCTTTTCGCGCTCATCTTTTACGTAATACCCACTTTCAGGGTCTGTCGTGCTGACCTTTATTTCTTTTGACTCTTCTTTATTCTGTGGGGGGAAGGGCTTTTTTCCGTGTTCCTCTCGGTCAATGTTGATCTCTTTATCCAGCTGATCCTGATACGTTCTAGTTTCGACTCGGGCTATTTTCTTTTCGAATTTCTTCTTATTCGCATTCGCTTTTACATGAGTAGAATCTATAAACGCAACGGATGGATCCACCAATCCTTTGGTCATCGCTTCTTTCAAAATGCGGTAGAAAATTTGTTCAAAGAGATCCGTATCGTGGAAGCGCCTAACGTAGTTTTTACCGAAGGTTGAAAAGTGAGGGATTTTCTCTTTGAACGAATACCCAATAAACCATCGATAAGCAACGTTGGTTTCGATTTCTTTGATGGTTTGACGCATGGAGCGTATGCCAAAGAGGTATTGGGTAAAGACCATTTTAATGAGAACAA
The DNA window shown above is from Rossellomorea vietnamensis and carries:
- a CDS encoding sodium-dependent transporter produces the protein MSQREQWSSKIGFILAAAGSAIGLGAIWKFPYIAGENGGGAFFLIFILFTLILGLPLLLAEFSIGRTAGSNAVDSYRKIAPGTKWHWVGVLGMVTSFILLSFYSVIGGWIVVYLFKAVTGQLNGLSSDQYAEVFGATISNPGISVFVQLLFILMTIIVVAKGIEKGIELASKIMMPALFILFILLVIRAVTLDGAAEGVTFLLQPDFSKVTSQTILEAMGQSFFTLSVGVSVMVTYSSYLPKTQSLPRSAISIVAMNIFIVLLAGLAIFPAVFAFDLEPGAGPVLLFNVLPTVFSQLPFGMLFFIAFLVLFLFAALTSAFSMLEIIVSVISKGDPGKRTKWSWIIGLAIFVCGIPSALSFGVLGDITLFGKTIFDLADFTVSNVLLPIGSLLIALFVPLKMKKTALYDELKQGSGLKRGLFETWFFLIRFVAPVLILFVMLDVLGVF
- a CDS encoding superoxide dismutase family protein, whose protein sequence is MNYYQYGYPAYSHYRNAPNMAYAHIQGGPLAPGLKGYVFFREVQNGVEVFAEVTGLPSYKEGEGDQKPIGPHGFHLHEKGVCEIGEPNEPFTSAGGHWNPTNQPHGNHAGDFPVLFSNDGYAKMSFFTNKFNVKDVIGKGVIIHQNPDDFRSQPSGDAGKRLACGVIMGYGAS
- a CDS encoding S8 family peptidase — its product is MQGEMRLIPYFMDEMIVDANEIPKGVDLIQAPSMWKNGYKGKGVTIAILDTGCDMNHPDLTGRVKGFRNFTDDDDGAEDNVTDYSGHGTHVAGTIAANENGDGVIGVAPMADLLVIKVLAGSRGSGQYDWIVNGILYAIEQKVDIISMSLGGPSDYDPLHEAIQKAVDANILVVCAAGNEGDSNSGTDEFSYPACYNEVISVGAIDLQRKSSYFTNSNNEVDLVAPGEQILSTIPGEKYAKLSGTSMSAPHISGALALIKEFEQASFDRKLSECEVYAQLIKRTVPLGFPKTLEGNGLVFLTAPDLLREHLRNQPLAQIG
- a CDS encoding IS1182 family transposase: MLSKHTKEGRNQIEMVALDELVPEDHLVRKVEQAIDFEFIYDLVEDKYCLDNGRPGIDPVVLIKMVFTQYLFGIRSMRQTIKEIETNVAYRWFIGYSFKEKIPHFSTFGKNYVRRFHDTDLFEQIFYRILKEAMTKGLVDPSVAFIDSTHVKANANKKKFEKKIARVETRTYQDQLDKEINIDREEHGKKPFPPQNKEESKEIKVSTTDPESGYYVKDEREKLFAYSFHTASDSRGFILGSLVTGGNVHDSRMLDKLVTQVTDKVGKPSSVAVDAGYKTPHIAKFLMDQEIRPVMPYTRPRTKDGYLRKYEYVYDEYFDSYLCPEGQILPYRTTTRDGYKQYASNPLECKDCPLLERCTQSKNHTKMIHRHVWQDYIDEVEHLRHTELNKTLYAKRKETIERVFADAKEKHGMRWTTLRGLKKVSMQAMLTFAAMNLKKLANWTWRGPCPA